One Leifsonia shinshuensis DNA window includes the following coding sequences:
- a CDS encoding sensor histidine kinase → MHSRLLDRWNAISLRTKITGVTVLMLTLGLLVTGIGTMSMLKPVLIDQLDAQLSAASGATYVNTYLFGSSDKDKIAADSSPSDYFAALYDANGNLVKTNWSNIPFAHRPAIPEKLDLTEAKAMGPGGITIFSNDGRTAYRALVTTQTFASTGELATAIVATTTSQIDTVMASFLAIFLGFGVIVIIVGAGLTRMLVTTTFSPLREVEQTAAAIADGDFSQRLGGATPNTEVGRLNRSLNTMLNRIDRAFNDRARTIDQMRRFVGDASHELRTPLVSVRGYAELYRMGALQTPEDVAQAMERIEKEAIRMGLLVEDLLELARLDETKPLDLHPVDLVRIAQDAAMDAMAGAPGRRVTVLTPAPVLAHAPSDYAEPGLDTVPMSLPEDLSRPAGATGPIAFAGSALARLRRSNRARRGTTGPIAVTTAEKVVLAAPPAEPAIVMAEENKLRQVVTNLMGNALRYTPEDSPIEIAVQVDHRTDRALLEVRDHGEGIPPQIRDKIFQRFWRADTSRARETGGSGLGLAIVSSIVSAHHGTVEVVETDGGGATFRVSLPLVDAKRVAEAPRAGA, encoded by the coding sequence ATGCACTCACGCCTGCTCGACCGCTGGAACGCGATCTCCCTCCGGACCAAGATCACCGGGGTGACCGTGCTCATGCTGACGCTCGGGCTGCTCGTGACCGGCATCGGGACGATGTCGATGCTGAAGCCGGTGCTGATCGACCAGCTCGACGCGCAGCTGTCGGCGGCGTCCGGGGCGACGTACGTCAACACCTACCTGTTCGGGTCGTCGGACAAGGACAAGATCGCCGCGGACTCCAGCCCGTCCGACTACTTCGCCGCGCTGTACGACGCCAACGGCAACCTGGTCAAGACGAACTGGAGCAACATCCCGTTCGCCCACCGGCCGGCCATCCCCGAGAAGCTGGACCTGACCGAGGCGAAGGCGATGGGTCCCGGCGGGATCACCATCTTCAGCAACGACGGCCGCACGGCGTACCGCGCGCTCGTCACGACGCAGACGTTCGCCTCCACCGGTGAGCTCGCCACAGCGATCGTCGCCACGACGACGAGCCAGATCGACACGGTGATGGCGAGCTTCCTGGCGATCTTCCTCGGCTTCGGCGTCATCGTCATCATCGTCGGAGCCGGACTGACCCGGATGCTGGTCACGACGACGTTCTCGCCGCTGCGGGAGGTCGAGCAGACGGCCGCGGCCATCGCCGACGGCGACTTCAGCCAGCGCCTCGGCGGGGCGACCCCGAACACCGAGGTCGGCCGCCTCAACCGCTCGCTCAACACGATGCTGAACCGCATCGACCGCGCCTTCAACGACCGCGCCCGCACGATCGACCAGATGCGGCGGTTCGTGGGCGACGCCTCCCACGAGTTGCGAACGCCGCTGGTGTCGGTGCGCGGCTACGCCGAGCTGTACCGGATGGGCGCGCTGCAGACGCCGGAGGACGTCGCGCAGGCGATGGAGCGCATCGAGAAGGAGGCGATCCGGATGGGCCTCCTGGTGGAGGACCTGCTGGAACTCGCGCGCCTCGACGAGACGAAGCCGCTCGACCTCCACCCGGTCGACCTCGTGCGCATCGCGCAGGATGCCGCCATGGACGCCATGGCCGGGGCCCCCGGCCGCCGGGTGACCGTGCTGACGCCCGCTCCCGTGCTGGCCCACGCACCGTCCGACTACGCCGAGCCCGGACTGGACACCGTGCCCATGTCGCTGCCGGAGGACCTGTCCCGCCCGGCAGGCGCCACAGGCCCGATCGCCTTCGCCGGCTCGGCGCTGGCGCGGCTGCGGCGCAGCAACCGGGCACGTCGTGGCACAACGGGACCGATTGCGGTCACGACCGCCGAGAAGGTGGTCCTCGCCGCCCCGCCCGCCGAGCCCGCGATCGTGATGGCCGAGGAGAACAAGCTCCGCCAGGTCGTCACCAACCTGATGGGCAACGCCCTCCGCTACACCCCGGAGGACAGCCCGATCGAGATCGCGGTGCAGGTCGACCACCGCACGGATCGCGCGCTGCTCGAGGTGCGCGACCACGGCGAGGGCATCCCGCCGCAGATCCGCGACAAGATCTTCCAGCGCTTCTGGCGCGCCGACACCTCCCGCGCCCGCGAGACGGGCGGAAGCGGCCTGGGCCTCGCGATCGTCTCCTCGATCGTCTCGGCCCACCACGGCACTGTGGAAGTCGTGGAGACCGACGGCGGCGGCGCGACCTTCCGGGTCTCGCTGCCGCTGGTGGACGCGAAGCGGGTCGCGGAGGCGCCGCGCGCCGGAGCCTGA
- a CDS encoding response regulator transcription factor: MNAGPRILIVDDEPNIRDLLTTSLRFAGFAVRAVGNGAQAISAVLEEEPDLIILDVMLPDMNGFGVTKRLRGAGYTAPILFLTAKDDTEDKITGLTVGGDDYVTKPFSLDEIVARIKAILRRTMQADEDAVIRAGELTMDQDTHEVYVGDTPIELSPTEFKLLRYLMLNPNRVLSKAQILDHVWEYDFNGDAGIVESYISYLRRKVDAHSSEPLIQTKRGFGYMLKAAKA; encoded by the coding sequence ATGAACGCCGGACCCCGCATTCTCATCGTCGACGACGAGCCGAACATCCGCGATCTCCTCACCACCAGTCTCCGCTTCGCCGGTTTCGCCGTGCGCGCGGTCGGCAACGGGGCCCAGGCGATCTCCGCGGTCCTCGAAGAGGAGCCAGACCTCATCATCCTCGACGTCATGCTCCCGGACATGAACGGGTTCGGCGTCACCAAGCGGCTGCGCGGCGCGGGCTACACCGCGCCCATCCTGTTCCTCACCGCCAAGGACGACACCGAGGACAAGATCACCGGCCTCACCGTCGGCGGCGACGACTACGTCACCAAGCCGTTCAGCCTTGACGAGATCGTCGCGCGCATCAAGGCCATCCTGCGCCGCACCATGCAGGCCGACGAAGACGCCGTGATCCGCGCCGGCGAGCTGACGATGGATCAGGACACCCACGAGGTCTACGTCGGCGACACCCCGATCGAGCTCAGCCCGACCGAGTTCAAGCTGCTGCGCTACCTGATGCTCAACCCCAACCGCGTGCTGTCGAAGGCGCAGATCCTCGACCACGTCTGGGAGTACGACTTCAACGGCGACGCCGGCATAGTGGAGTCCTACATCTCCTACCTGCGCCGCAAGGTGGACGCGCACTCCAGCGAGCCGCTGATCCAGACCAAGCGCGGGTTCGGCTACATGCTCAAGGCCGCGAAGGCGTGA
- a CDS encoding NAD(P)/FAD-dependent oxidoreductase, producing MSNPTVVIVGAGLAGATTAVELRERGFGGRILLLGAEKHHPYIRPPLSKEYLKGESDLDDAYVKPADWYADNDVEFLPGTQAGSFDPVAHELFVAGGARITYDSLVLATGAHARPLGVPGSGHGAVFSLRTIEDSQWLRAALEVGSRRVVVVGSGWIGMEVAAAASGYGNEVTVVGRSHVPLAPAIGPELGAVFETLHRDHGVAFRNAAQVSAVEGGDEQVVVLATGERIPADVVVAGVGAIPNTHLAEQSGLALDNGIPTDEAMRTAAEDVYAVGDLANPLLPAIGQRLRNEHWANAIAGGTVAAKAIAGQDASYDDIPYFYSDQYDLGMEYSGYAPLASGARVVFRGDVSAREFIAFWLRENRVVAGMNVNEWDVQEQIQRLIRGREAVDPDRLTDESVDLAEL from the coding sequence ATGTCGAATCCCACCGTGGTCATCGTCGGAGCAGGGCTCGCCGGGGCGACGACCGCCGTCGAACTGCGCGAGCGCGGCTTCGGCGGGCGCATCCTGCTGCTCGGCGCGGAGAAGCACCACCCGTACATCCGCCCGCCGCTCTCCAAGGAGTATCTGAAAGGCGAATCCGACCTCGACGACGCCTACGTGAAGCCAGCGGACTGGTACGCCGACAACGACGTGGAGTTCCTGCCGGGGACGCAGGCCGGCTCCTTCGACCCCGTCGCGCACGAGCTGTTCGTCGCCGGCGGCGCCCGGATCACCTACGACAGCCTCGTGCTTGCGACCGGGGCGCACGCCCGACCGCTCGGCGTCCCCGGCAGCGGCCACGGCGCCGTCTTCTCCCTGAGAACCATCGAGGACTCGCAGTGGCTCCGGGCCGCTCTGGAGGTCGGCTCGCGGCGCGTCGTCGTGGTGGGCTCGGGCTGGATCGGCATGGAGGTCGCCGCAGCGGCGAGCGGCTACGGCAACGAGGTGACCGTGGTCGGGCGGTCGCACGTCCCGCTCGCGCCCGCGATCGGCCCGGAGCTGGGCGCCGTGTTCGAGACGCTGCACCGCGACCACGGCGTCGCCTTCCGCAACGCCGCACAGGTGTCGGCGGTGGAGGGCGGCGACGAGCAGGTCGTGGTCCTCGCGACAGGGGAGCGCATCCCGGCCGACGTGGTCGTCGCGGGCGTCGGCGCGATCCCGAACACCCACCTGGCGGAGCAGTCCGGCCTCGCGCTCGACAACGGCATCCCGACCGACGAGGCGATGCGTACCGCGGCCGAGGACGTCTACGCGGTCGGCGACCTCGCCAACCCGCTGCTGCCGGCGATCGGACAGCGTCTCCGCAACGAGCACTGGGCCAACGCCATCGCCGGCGGCACGGTCGCGGCGAAGGCGATCGCGGGGCAGGACGCGAGCTACGACGACATCCCGTACTTCTACTCCGACCAATACGATCTGGGCATGGAGTACTCCGGCTACGCACCTCTGGCCTCCGGCGCGCGCGTCGTCTTCCGCGGCGACGTCTCCGCACGCGAGTTCATCGCCTTCTGGCTGCGCGAGAACCGCGTGGTGGCGGGGATGAACGTGAACGAGTGGGACGTGCAGGAGCAGATCCAGCGCCTGATCCGCGGCCGGGAGGCCGTCGATCCCGACCGGCTGACCGACGAGAGCGTGGACCTTGCAGAGCTCTGA
- the folP gene encoding dihydropteroate synthase, translated as MYLPPLRVPVRSIGARTFDFSRRVAVMAVVNRTPDSFFDQGRTFALDAAVAASFDAVAAGADWVDIGGAPFAPGAPIPDDEEAGRVVPVVAELRAGSDVVISVDTFHASVASRAIAAGATVINDTTGLSDPDLARVVADSEATLVLTHSLAAPRTVFPRPTYGDIAREVGDFLLERVDRAAAAGVPEERIILDPGHDLNKNTLQSLELTRRLSEIADLGYPVLAAVSNKDFIGETLDAPRSERRDGSIAAAVVAIVNGARIIRMHDVAGSVAAARMTEAILGLREPAYLTHNMGDVNE; from the coding sequence ATGTACCTGCCCCCTCTCCGCGTCCCCGTGCGCTCCATCGGCGCGCGCACCTTCGACTTCTCCCGCCGCGTCGCCGTCATGGCCGTGGTGAACCGCACCCCGGACTCCTTCTTCGACCAGGGCCGCACCTTCGCCCTCGACGCCGCGGTCGCCGCCTCCTTCGACGCCGTCGCCGCCGGGGCGGACTGGGTGGACATCGGCGGAGCCCCGTTCGCGCCGGGCGCGCCGATCCCGGACGACGAGGAGGCCGGCCGGGTCGTGCCCGTCGTGGCCGAGCTGCGCGCCGGATCGGATGTCGTCATCTCGGTCGACACGTTCCACGCGTCGGTGGCCTCCCGTGCGATCGCAGCGGGCGCCACCGTGATCAACGACACCACCGGACTCAGCGACCCCGACCTCGCCCGCGTGGTCGCGGACAGCGAAGCGACGCTCGTGCTCACCCACAGCCTCGCCGCCCCGCGCACCGTCTTCCCGCGCCCGACGTACGGCGACATCGCCCGGGAGGTCGGGGACTTCCTCCTGGAGCGCGTCGACCGCGCCGCCGCCGCCGGGGTCCCCGAGGAGCGCATCATCCTCGACCCGGGTCACGACCTCAACAAGAACACGCTGCAGTCGCTGGAGCTCACCCGCCGGCTCTCCGAGATCGCGGACCTCGGCTACCCCGTCCTCGCCGCGGTCTCGAACAAGGACTTCATCGGCGAGACCCTGGACGCCCCGCGCTCGGAGCGCCGTGACGGCTCGATCGCCGCGGCCGTGGTGGCGATCGTCAACGGCGCCCGCATCATCCGGATGCACGACGTGGCGGGCTCGGTGGCCGCCGCACGGATGACGGAGGCCATCCTCGGGCTGCGCGAGCCGGCGTACCTCACGCACAACATGGGCGACGTCAATGAGTGA
- a CDS encoding pyrimidine reductase family protein has translation MSEVAIDRIFPLPAEEGIGDARIAESYSAGAGSPWLRVNFVSSIDGAATRQGLSGGLSDDADHRVFDLLRRLCDVVLVGAGTVRAEGYGAMRVDQVSQRARREAGMTAHPVFAIVSASLDLDPASPIFRDAPERPIIVTTELSRHDTREALAEVADVVVCGEERVEPARLVAGLVERGLRRIHCEGGPHLFGDLIAAGVVDELCLTVSPTLEAGVASRISAGAAPILPIGMRLAHVLQADDTLLLRYVKRA, from the coding sequence ATGAGTGAGGTCGCGATCGACCGGATCTTCCCGCTCCCGGCGGAGGAAGGGATCGGGGACGCGCGCATCGCCGAGTCGTACTCCGCGGGCGCGGGGAGTCCGTGGCTGCGGGTGAACTTCGTCTCCAGCATCGACGGCGCCGCGACCCGGCAGGGCCTCTCCGGCGGCCTGTCCGACGACGCCGACCACCGGGTGTTCGACCTCCTGCGCCGGCTCTGCGACGTGGTGCTGGTCGGCGCGGGCACCGTGCGCGCGGAAGGCTACGGCGCGATGCGCGTGGACCAGGTCTCGCAGCGGGCACGGCGCGAGGCCGGGATGACCGCCCACCCCGTCTTCGCCATCGTCTCCGCCAGCCTCGACCTGGACCCGGCGAGCCCGATCTTCCGGGACGCGCCGGAGCGGCCCATCATCGTCACCACCGAGCTCTCCCGGCACGACACCCGCGAGGCGCTCGCCGAGGTCGCGGACGTCGTGGTCTGCGGCGAGGAGCGCGTGGAGCCGGCCCGGCTGGTGGCGGGACTGGTCGAGCGCGGGCTGAGGCGCATCCACTGCGAGGGCGGCCCGCACCTGTTCGGCGACCTCATCGCCGCGGGCGTCGTGGACGAGCTCTGCCTGACGGTGAGCCCGACGCTGGAGGCCGGGGTCGCCTCCCGCATCTCGGCCGGTGCGGCGCCGATCCTGCCGATCGGGATGCGGCTCGCCCACGTGCTGCAGGCCGACGACACGCTGCTGCTGCGGTACGTGAAGCGCGCGTGA
- a CDS encoding aminoglycoside phosphotransferase family protein, translating to MNDRVEVDAALVRRLVDEQFPAYRSLLVWDVALSGWDNRTFRLGDALSVRLPSARGYVEQVAKEHEWLPRLAPQLPLPIPQPVALGEPGEGYPFPWSVYRWLPGTPLGLAEDVDAVALAADLGAFLTALRRLDAAGGPEAGSHNFYRGAPPAVYREEALAAMSAGFRDIDPVLARRIWDAAEETAWERPAVWFHGDAAPGNLLVRNGRLSAVIDFGTSGVGDPACDLVPAWTMFDGDARRVFLEAVGLDAATEQRARAWALWKALITVRDSPDDAPSRRTLARLAADPGV from the coding sequence GTGAACGACCGCGTGGAAGTCGACGCCGCGCTCGTCCGACGGCTGGTCGACGAGCAGTTCCCGGCATACCGGTCGCTGCTGGTATGGGACGTCGCGCTGAGCGGCTGGGACAACCGGACCTTCCGGCTCGGCGACGCGCTCAGCGTCAGACTCCCGAGCGCCCGCGGCTACGTCGAGCAGGTGGCGAAGGAGCACGAGTGGCTGCCGCGGCTGGCGCCGCAGCTCCCGCTGCCGATCCCGCAGCCCGTCGCGCTCGGGGAGCCGGGTGAGGGGTATCCGTTCCCGTGGTCGGTCTACCGCTGGCTGCCGGGCACGCCGCTCGGGCTGGCGGAGGATGTGGACGCGGTGGCGCTGGCGGCGGACCTCGGCGCGTTCCTGACGGCGCTGCGGCGCCTCGACGCCGCGGGCGGGCCGGAGGCCGGGAGCCACAACTTCTACCGCGGTGCGCCGCCCGCGGTCTACCGGGAGGAGGCGCTCGCAGCGATGTCCGCGGGATTCCGCGACATCGACCCGGTGCTGGCCCGCCGGATCTGGGACGCCGCCGAGGAGACGGCGTGGGAGCGGCCGGCGGTGTGGTTCCACGGCGACGCGGCCCCCGGCAACCTGCTGGTCCGGAACGGGCGGCTCAGCGCCGTCATCGATTTCGGCACGTCCGGGGTGGGCGACCCGGCCTGCGACCTCGTCCCGGCCTGGACGATGTTCGACGGCGACGCGCGGCGCGTGTTCCTGGAGGCGGTCGGCCTGGACGCCGCGACCGAGCAGCGGGCGCGGGCCTGGGCGCTCTGGAAGGCGCTGATCACCGTGCGCGACAGCCCCGACGACGCGCCCTCCCGCCGCACCCTCGCGCGCCTCGCCGCCGACCCCGGCGTCTGA
- a CDS encoding DNA repair helicase XPB → MSDGPLIVQSDRTVLLEVAHPAAEDARHDLAVFAELERAPEHIHTYRITRLGLWNARAAGHTAEDMLGTLEKYSKFPIPQTVTVDVSETVARYGRLVIERDEEGTLLLRSPDRAVLLEVATAKRIAPLLLERRDETTFTVEAWARGQLKQELVKLGWPAEDLAGYTPGTPHPIDLDESGWALRDYQRKAVSNFFDGGSGVVVLPCGAGKTLVGAGAMATAKTTTLILVTNTVSARQWRDELLKRTSLTAEEIGEYSGQVKEVKPVTIATYQILTAKRKGEYAHLALLDALDWGLVVYDEVHLLPAPVFKLTAELQARRRLGLTATLVREDGREGDVFSLIGPKRFDAPWKEIESQGFISPAACFEVRIDLPASDRLSYAAAADDERYRLAATAPAKLDVVRQLVDRHAGERILVIGQYLDQIDELAEALGAPQLTGATPVDERERLYQEFRDGTTPVLVVSKVANFSVDLPEATVAIQVSGSYGSRQEEAQRLGRLLRPKQSGLSANFYTLVSRDTVDQDFAQNRQRFLAEQGYSYTILDAHAVAAA, encoded by the coding sequence ATGTCCGATGGCCCCCTGATCGTCCAGAGCGACCGCACCGTCCTCCTCGAAGTCGCGCATCCCGCGGCCGAGGACGCCCGGCACGACCTCGCCGTCTTCGCCGAGCTGGAGCGCGCGCCCGAGCACATCCACACCTACCGCATCACGCGACTGGGCCTCTGGAACGCCCGCGCGGCCGGCCACACCGCGGAGGACATGCTCGGGACGCTGGAGAAGTACTCCAAGTTCCCGATCCCGCAGACGGTGACCGTGGACGTCTCGGAGACCGTCGCCCGCTACGGCCGGCTGGTCATCGAGCGCGACGAGGAGGGCACGCTGCTGCTGCGCTCTCCCGACCGTGCCGTGCTGCTGGAGGTCGCGACCGCCAAGCGCATCGCGCCGCTGCTGCTGGAGCGCCGCGACGAGACGACCTTCACCGTGGAGGCCTGGGCCCGCGGTCAGCTCAAGCAGGAGCTGGTCAAGCTCGGCTGGCCCGCCGAGGACCTCGCCGGCTACACCCCGGGCACCCCGCACCCGATCGACCTGGACGAGAGCGGCTGGGCGCTCCGCGACTACCAGCGCAAGGCGGTCAGCAACTTCTTCGACGGCGGCTCGGGCGTCGTCGTGCTCCCCTGCGGCGCTGGCAAGACGCTGGTCGGCGCCGGAGCGATGGCGACGGCCAAGACGACCACGCTCATCCTGGTGACGAACACCGTGTCGGCGCGGCAGTGGCGAGACGAACTGCTCAAGCGCACCTCCCTCACGGCGGAGGAGATCGGCGAGTACTCGGGCCAGGTCAAGGAGGTCAAGCCGGTCACGATCGCGACCTACCAGATCCTCACCGCCAAGCGGAAGGGCGAGTACGCGCACCTGGCGCTGCTCGACGCTCTGGACTGGGGCCTGGTCGTCTACGACGAGGTGCACCTGCTGCCCGCGCCGGTCTTCAAGCTGACCGCCGAGCTGCAGGCGCGCCGCCGCCTCGGCCTGACCGCGACGCTGGTGCGCGAGGACGGCCGGGAGGGCGACGTGTTCAGCCTGATCGGCCCGAAGCGTTTCGACGCCCCGTGGAAGGAGATCGAGTCGCAGGGCTTCATCTCCCCCGCCGCGTGCTTCGAGGTGCGTATCGACCTGCCGGCCTCCGACCGGCTGAGCTACGCCGCGGCCGCGGACGACGAGCGCTACCGCCTGGCCGCGACCGCTCCGGCGAAGCTGGACGTGGTCCGTCAGCTGGTCGACCGGCACGCGGGCGAGCGCATCCTGGTGATCGGCCAGTACCTCGACCAGATCGACGAGCTCGCGGAGGCGCTGGGCGCGCCGCAGCTCACCGGCGCGACCCCCGTGGACGAGCGGGAACGGCTGTACCAGGAGTTCCGCGACGGCACGACGCCGGTGCTGGTCGTCAGCAAGGTCGCGAACTTCTCGGTCGACCTGCCGGAGGCGACGGTCGCCATCCAGGTGTCGGGCTCGTACGGCTCCCGGCAGGAGGAGGCCCAGCGTCTCGGCCGCCTGCTGCGCCCGAAGCAGTCGGGCCTGTCGGCGAACTTCTACACGCTGGTCTCGCGCGACACCGTCGACCAGGACTTCGCGCAGAACCGCCAGCGCTTCCTAGCCGAACAGGGCTACTCCTACACGATCCTCGACGCGCACGCCGTCGCCGCGGCGTAG
- a CDS encoding helicase-associated domain-containing protein: MTTTLALAARLRALPDAELAAVLRARAVRRAGVSDFFDLAEALLDPESVQRALAPLDRVRLATLALLGEAGDARTSEWIADTLREHPATAAVTTEAVRDAIAALAGLALLHPADDGAAAYDAVTARLASWPAIGLPRPAALLDTAPPAVPAPLAPDELAASDRLAAERAFEAVAGVSELLTELGREGARELQKGGLALPAAKRLADALAVDAAVVPVALSVASRAGLAAVADGLWLPTAEVAAWQHATTADRWRDLAGAWLDGLPADIRAVLTARGRSPWGASLTAHLAWLYPAAVAETEQRVEEHLREAEWLGVTAGRSPSGAGALLLEAGPAEATAAMVAHFPAEVSQVYLQHDLTVISPGPLAPDVEARLRTMADLESRALASTFRFSAASIDRAVTAGETAESIHAFLAAVSLTGVPQPLDYLIADAVERHGRVRVSEAAEGAEGRAVVRSDDATLLGTIAVDQSLSSLRLLRADERTLVSRFPRDVVFWALTDARYPVVAEDASGALVTPQRRRIAERTAPAATRDPAAELVARLREADAAETDTGEQWLARQLDQAVRARQTVVVQVAMPDGRLVDYLLEPTGIGGGRLRGRDRAADIERTLPLSSVKGLRSVD; the protein is encoded by the coding sequence ATGACGACGACGCTCGCCCTGGCGGCGCGGCTCCGCGCCCTGCCGGACGCCGAGCTCGCCGCCGTGCTGCGGGCCCGCGCGGTACGCCGCGCCGGTGTGTCCGACTTCTTCGATCTGGCCGAGGCGCTGCTCGACCCGGAGTCCGTGCAGCGCGCGCTCGCGCCGCTCGACCGGGTGCGGCTCGCGACTCTCGCGCTGCTCGGCGAAGCGGGCGACGCCCGGACCAGCGAGTGGATCGCGGACACGCTCCGGGAGCACCCTGCGACTGCGGCGGTGACGACGGAGGCCGTCCGCGACGCGATCGCCGCGCTCGCCGGCCTCGCCCTCCTGCATCCCGCGGACGACGGCGCAGCAGCCTACGACGCCGTCACCGCCCGGCTCGCCTCCTGGCCCGCGATCGGCCTCCCCCGGCCGGCGGCCCTGCTCGACACCGCGCCTCCCGCCGTGCCCGCGCCGCTCGCGCCCGACGAGCTGGCCGCCTCCGACCGGCTCGCCGCCGAGCGGGCCTTCGAGGCGGTCGCCGGCGTCTCCGAGCTCCTGACCGAACTCGGCAGGGAGGGCGCGCGCGAGCTGCAGAAGGGCGGCCTCGCCCTCCCGGCCGCCAAGCGTCTCGCGGACGCGCTCGCGGTGGACGCCGCCGTCGTGCCCGTCGCGCTCTCCGTCGCCTCCCGAGCCGGGCTGGCCGCGGTCGCCGACGGGCTCTGGCTGCCGACCGCCGAGGTCGCAGCCTGGCAGCACGCCACGACCGCCGACCGCTGGCGCGACCTCGCGGGCGCATGGCTCGACGGGCTCCCCGCCGACATCCGTGCGGTGCTGACGGCGCGCGGCCGGTCGCCGTGGGGCGCGTCGCTGACCGCTCACCTCGCCTGGCTGTACCCGGCGGCGGTCGCCGAGACCGAGCAGCGCGTGGAGGAGCACCTCCGGGAGGCCGAGTGGCTCGGCGTCACCGCCGGCCGGTCCCCGAGCGGCGCGGGCGCGCTGCTGCTGGAGGCCGGCCCCGCCGAGGCGACCGCCGCGATGGTCGCGCACTTCCCGGCCGAAGTCTCCCAGGTCTACCTGCAGCACGACCTGACGGTCATCTCCCCCGGTCCGCTCGCCCCCGACGTGGAGGCGCGGCTGCGCACGATGGCCGACCTGGAGAGCCGGGCGCTGGCCTCCACGTTCCGGTTCTCGGCGGCCTCCATCGACCGCGCCGTGACCGCGGGCGAGACCGCGGAGAGCATCCACGCGTTCCTCGCCGCCGTCTCGCTCACCGGCGTGCCGCAGCCGCTCGACTACCTGATCGCCGACGCCGTCGAGCGCCACGGTCGGGTCCGCGTCAGCGAGGCCGCCGAGGGTGCGGAGGGCCGCGCGGTGGTGCGCTCCGACGACGCCACCCTGCTCGGCACGATCGCGGTCGACCAGTCGCTCTCGTCGCTGCGGCTGCTGCGCGCCGACGAGCGGACGCTGGTCAGCCGGTTCCCGCGCGACGTCGTCTTCTGGGCACTGACCGACGCCCGCTACCCGGTGGTCGCCGAGGACGCCTCCGGCGCGCTGGTGACCCCGCAGCGCAGGAGGATCGCCGAGCGGACGGCTCCCGCCGCGACCCGGGATCCCGCCGCCGAGCTCGTCGCCCGGCTGCGCGAGGCGGACGCCGCGGAGACCGACACCGGCGAGCAGTGGCTCGCCCGCCAGCTCGACCAGGCCGTCCGCGCGCGGCAGACGGTCGTCGTGCAGGTCGCGATGCCGGACGGCCGGCTCGTCGACTACCTCCTGGAGCCGACCGGCATCGGCGGAGGGCGCCTGCGGGGCCGCGACCGGGCGGCGGACATCGAGCGGACCCTGCCGCTCTCCAGCGTCAAGGGTCTGCGCAGCGTAGACTGA
- a CDS encoding cold-shock protein, which translates to MPTGKVKFYDEEKGFGFIATDDGQEVFLHASALPAGAVVKAGSRLEFGIADGKRGAQALSVRVLEAPPSLVKMKRKSADDMAIIVEDLVKLLDGIGANLRRGKYPDKAHGAKIAAVLRRVADDLDA; encoded by the coding sequence ATGCCGACCGGCAAGGTCAAGTTCTACGACGAGGAGAAAGGCTTCGGCTTCATCGCCACCGATGACGGCCAGGAGGTCTTCCTGCACGCCTCTGCGCTGCCCGCCGGCGCCGTGGTGAAGGCCGGTTCGCGGCTCGAGTTCGGCATCGCCGACGGCAAGCGCGGCGCGCAGGCGCTGTCCGTGCGCGTGCTGGAGGCCCCGCCGAGCCTGGTGAAGATGAAGCGCAAGTCGGCCGACGACATGGCGATCATCGTCGAAGACCTCGTGAAGCTGCTCGACGGCATCGGCGCCAACTTGCGCCGCGGCAAGTACCCGGACAAGGCGCACGGCGCCAAGATCGCGGCGGTGCTGCGCCGGGTTGCGGACGACCTGGATGCCTGA